From Ignisphaera aggregans DSM 17230, the proteins below share one genomic window:
- a CDS encoding glycosyl transferase group 1 (InterPro IPR001296~KEGG: iho:Igni_0277 hypothetical protein~PFAM: glycosyl transferase group 1~SPTR: A8A959 Putative uncharacterized protein~PFAM: Glycosyl transferases group 1), translating into MSNIESSLACENIQIIMVSSFDHSKCGVRRYSENLINELTRLGVHVVKVPTFKHYGFKAPILLLNTIRYFSRKYDVRLIHIQHEYGIYALPKGASIAFVLPLLRLLGLKIVVTLHTAYEPLLLIKSYLRETRRLLEFSKTKAIMYLLSIPIRLVIHVLITFIINNLAHKVIIHTPRNMKGTYTKYSKVKIIPHGTPAPRYANINTLCTPHESEILELRNRFRDKKIIITPGLIRPSKRYDWVIEAVASKELNEKVMYIIAGSPQTEAGKRWLNIIRNLAKTTQNVIIIERYLNECELALLLLQADIIVLPYYTASLTGSGVLHDAMTYCKPIIAPKHGEFELYEDAIAFFDIQNPVESIKNVILRLMDESIYKDLQIKLCKYANITRFDIVAKLHKIIYIETLYR; encoded by the coding sequence ATGAGTAATATAGAGTCGTCCTTAGCATGTGAAAATATACAAATAATCATGGTTTCAAGTTTTGATCATAGCAAATGTGGTGTTAGAAGATACTCTGAAAATCTGATAAACGAACTAACAAGATTGGGGGTACATGTTGTTAAGGTACCTACTTTCAAGCATTACGGGTTCAAGGCTCCAATCTTATTACTTAATACCATCAGATATTTTTCAAGGAAATACGATGTAAGACTTATACATATACAACATGAATATGGTATATATGCTCTTCCCAAAGGAGCCTCAATAGCCTTTGTGTTACCATTATTGAGATTGCTAGGACTAAAAATTGTGGTTACATTACATACAGCCTATGAACCATTGCTTTTAATCAAATCATATCTTAGGGAAACCAGAAGACTTCTTGAATTTTCTAAGACTAAAGCTATTATGTATTTACTATCAATACCTATAAGACTGGTAATCCATGTGCTTATTACATTCATCATAAATAATTTGGCTCATAAAGTAATAATTCATACACCTAGAAATATGAAAGGCACATACACTAAATACAGTAAAGTCAAAATAATTCCTCATGGAACTCCTGCGCCAAGATATGCTAATATCAACACTCTCTGTACACCACATGAGAGTGAGATTCTAGAATTAAGGAATAGATTTCGTGATAAGAAGATAATTATAACACCCGGACTTATAAGACCTTCTAAACGTTATGATTGGGTCATAGAAGCTGTAGCCTCAAAAGAGCTTAATGAAAAAGTGATGTATATCATAGCAGGATCTCCACAGACTGAAGCAGGAAAGAGATGGTTAAATATCATAAGAAACCTTGCTAAGACAACACAAAATGTAATTATAATAGAGAGGTATCTTAATGAATGTGAATTAGCATTACTACTTCTTCAAGCTGATATTATAGTTCTACCTTACTACACTGCATCACTAACTGGAAGTGGTGTACTTCATGATGCAATGACCTATTGTAAGCCTATAATAGCTCCAAAACATGGCGAGTTTGAATTATATGAAGATGCAATTGCATTCTTCGATATACAGAATCCAGTAGAATCCATTAAAAATGTCATCCTAAGACTCATGGATGAAAGCATTTACAAAGACTTGCAAATCAAGTTATGCAAGTATGCTAATATAACCAGATTCGATATTGTAGCAAAACTTCACAAAATTATATACATTGAGACATTATATAGGTAG
- a CDS encoding hypothetical protein (InterPro IPR013373~KEGG: dka:DKAM_0264 hypothetical protein~TIGRFAM: archaeal flagellin N-terminal-like domain): protein MRSHIYRKGISELLALVLGLAITIAIGIAFYAFLPSFLNTSLQQQKIAVSISSATLLTSNEAVMIINVKNLGSKNIENFSISVEVENAKGIKVNSTREEICSSSHQSTNTLECSYPIQPGQEFSLPIKVFNSGFKVGQRIMVSVMARYIDGGIAAASATGTIY from the coding sequence ATGAGATCACATATATATAGAAAAGGTATAAGTGAGCTCCTAGCCCTAGTACTAGGATTAGCTATAACAATAGCTATCGGCATAGCATTCTATGCATTTCTACCAAGCTTCCTAAACACCTCACTGCAACAACAAAAAATAGCAGTATCAATATCTTCAGCAACACTATTAACAAGTAACGAAGCAGTAATGATAATCAATGTAAAGAATCTTGGATCTAAAAACATTGAAAACTTTAGCATCTCCGTAGAAGTCGAAAACGCAAAAGGCATCAAGGTTAATAGCACCAGAGAAGAGATTTGTTCATCATCGCATCAAAGTACCAATACGTTAGAATGCAGCTATCCTATACAGCCAGGTCAAGAGTTCTCGCTACCCATAAAGGTATTTAATAGTGGATTTAAGGTTGGTCAGAGAATTATGGTATCGGTTATGGCTAGATATATTGATGGTGGTATTGCTGCTGCTTCGGCTACTGGAACCATATACTAG
- a CDS encoding conserved hypothetical protein (KEGG: pcl:Pcal_0460 hypothetical protein~SPTR: A3MTC5 Putative uncharacterized protein), translating into MSIETAELRARLLKLLEEDTEFRYAVAGLIGLGEILRRLDRHEEGLKRIWEEIAKLREDMVKGFERHDIELARLREDMIKGFERYDMELAKLREDFNRAIQLFEKRFEAIDKRFEAVDRRFEIIVNRLDRHEEEIKRLREDFRKMLMRIQRIERTLDHISISIEDEARDAVAWLFSKYGISIQITDIRIDERYEFDIYGSTDSFTIIGDAKVRASIKTLKRLLSRIEEARKIKPEIFRGRTIPVLYCLKFVGDPIEAEKMGIWLIKSDKELTKLKL; encoded by the coding sequence ATGTCTATAGAGACAGCTGAGCTTAGGGCAAGGTTGTTGAAGCTTTTGGAGGAGGATACAGAGTTTAGATATGCTGTAGCTGGTCTTATAGGTTTGGGAGAGATTCTTAGGAGGCTTGATAGACATGAGGAGGGGCTTAAGAGGATTTGGGAGGAGATTGCAAAACTTAGAGAGGATATGGTTAAAGGATTTGAGAGACATGATATAGAGTTGGCTAGACTTAGAGAAGATATGATAAAAGGGTTTGAGAGATACGATATGGAGTTAGCAAAGCTTAGAGAGGATTTCAATAGAGCTATTCAGTTATTTGAGAAGAGATTTGAGGCTATAGATAAAAGGTTTGAGGCTGTTGATAGAAGGTTTGAGATTATTGTGAATAGACTTGATAGACATGAGGAGGAGATTAAGAGGCTTAGAGAGGATTTTAGAAAGATGCTTATGAGGATTCAGAGAATTGAGAGGACTTTGGATCATATATCGATATCTATTGAGGATGAGGCTCGAGATGCTGTTGCATGGCTTTTCTCAAAATATGGTATTTCTATACAGATAACTGATATTAGGATTGATGAGAGATATGAGTTTGATATCTATGGCTCTACAGATAGCTTTACAATTATAGGTGATGCAAAGGTCAGAGCCTCTATAAAGACCTTGAAGAGACTTTTGAGTAGAATTGAGGAAGCTAGAAAGATAAAACCAGAGATATTTAGAGGTAGAACAATACCTGTTCTATACTGCTTAAAATTTGTTGGAGATCCAATAGAAGCTGAGAAGATGGGTATATGGCTCATAAAATCTGATAAAGAGTTAACAAAGCTTAAACTGTAG
- a CDS encoding Type II secretion system F domain (InterPro IPR018076~KEGG: sso:SSO2679 hypothetical protein~PFAM: Type II secretion system F domain~SPTR: Q97VE7 Putative uncharacterized protein~PFAM: Bacterial type II secretion system protein F domain), with translation MVLRGNTKSMDGFSHGDFSLFEHILGLVVSIAVLIAETIVLVLNIDRVRITSIFDLFNNFMLLSIYVSYICSIVLIPAIASWSIDFAKEFINMYRLYIVRSLKLSSTKFFYRGIHITLLLTSVSFGMIIIGIMTGYTYLSLLSLLPLSLLIILFVKPFIDIHMHEKGIERELRWFLVLLLVIESVGSNIGFLITRLKRASILPAITQELRVIDRDSKLYYVSHIDAMIHRSDITPSKRFAKILAGYSSKLRGGGDIYTWLRTKLEEEMMYGELSLRMFMERALSILGQLAMAIYVILPLISLSVAIFMNIQLIVLIAIISTPMLIAISYSLRPKMPIAIDSRTPIYSFIVLSITSLALYRYVGIYSIVIGWLFAIALSFRLYLRIREYDILDTDSIEILRNIIELRRAGLTIPRALEYIANSKMVRKVTAERIRYIVKLVENGHNIIDIVGREKAPFLFKFTLFTLGLIHESGGGSIDVFQELYEYINRSKVFEDNIKKMATFFDIFALANTFIIVWVWNNIYPLYSMFTSLPLDAIHLLIMVSTLCYAIVSTVIRRALPIFEPRSIAFLLLSMASISLIRV, from the coding sequence ATGGTTTTGAGGGGCAATACTAAGTCTATGGATGGTTTTAGCCATGGTGATTTTAGTTTATTTGAACATATACTTGGATTAGTAGTTTCAATAGCTGTTTTAATTGCTGAGACTATTGTATTGGTTCTAAATATAGATAGAGTTAGGATAACTAGTATCTTTGATCTCTTCAACAATTTTATGTTGCTATCCATCTATGTATCATATATTTGTAGCATTGTATTGATACCAGCTATAGCTTCATGGTCTATAGACTTTGCGAAGGAATTTATTAATATGTATCGTCTATATATTGTTAGAAGTCTTAAATTGTCATCAACAAAATTCTTTTATAGAGGTATTCATATAACGTTGCTTTTAACTTCTGTATCATTTGGTATGATAATTATAGGTATTATGACGGGGTATACATATCTATCCCTATTGTCATTGCTACCCCTCTCTCTTCTAATTATACTTTTTGTAAAGCCTTTTATCGATATACATATGCATGAGAAGGGTATAGAGAGGGAATTGAGATGGTTTCTAGTTCTTCTCCTAGTTATAGAGAGTGTGGGATCTAATATAGGTTTTCTTATAACTCGTTTAAAGAGGGCATCTATACTACCTGCGATAACACAAGAGCTAAGAGTTATTGATAGAGATTCAAAGCTTTACTACGTATCACATATCGATGCAATGATTCACCGATCTGATATCACCCCCAGTAAGAGGTTTGCAAAGATTTTAGCTGGATATTCTTCTAAGCTTAGAGGTGGGGGTGATATATATACATGGCTTAGGACAAAACTTGAGGAAGAGATGATGTATGGAGAACTAAGCCTAAGAATGTTTATGGAGAGAGCTCTTTCAATACTTGGCCAACTGGCTATGGCTATATATGTAATACTACCGTTAATCTCATTGAGCGTTGCTATATTTATGAATATACAGCTCATTGTATTAATAGCAATAATATCTACACCTATGCTTATAGCTATTTCATATAGTCTTAGACCTAAGATGCCTATAGCAATAGATAGTAGAACTCCCATATATTCATTTATAGTTCTCTCTATAACTTCTCTAGCTCTATATAGATATGTGGGTATATATTCAATTGTTATTGGATGGCTATTTGCTATAGCACTTAGCTTTAGGCTATATCTAAGGATTAGAGAATACGATATTCTGGATACAGATAGTATTGAAATACTTAGGAATATAATTGAACTTAGAAGGGCTGGTCTTACAATTCCAAGAGCACTTGAATATATAGCTAATAGTAAAATGGTGAGAAAGGTTACAGCTGAAAGAATTAGATATATCGTTAAACTGGTGGAGAACGGTCATAACATTATAGATATTGTCGGCAGGGAGAAAGCGCCATTTCTATTCAAATTTACTCTCTTCACTCTTGGACTTATACATGAATCTGGTGGTGGGAGTATAGATGTTTTTCAGGAGCTATATGAATATATCAATAGATCAAAGGTTTTTGAGGATAACATAAAAAAGATGGCAACATTCTTTGACATATTTGCACTTGCAAATACTTTTATAATTGTATGGGTTTGGAACAATATATACCCACTCTACTCAATGTTTACATCCCTTCCTCTAGACGCTATTCATCTACTTATAATGGTATCAACACTGTGCTATGCAATTGTTTCAACTGTAATAAGAAGAGCACTTCCAATCTTCGAGCCAAGAAGTATAGCATTCCTATTATTAAGTATGGCATCAATATCATTGATACGGGTATAG
- a CDS encoding hypothetical protein (KEGG: smr:Smar_0770 hypothetical protein~SPTR: A3DML1 Putative uncharacterized protein) — MKKHIIILLSTLLLTSIAILLYSYIDRDRGSIAINPQPTSHEIISICRFLEGLYIDFGDGTGCLRESPNIERDRCYTNTNSIALAILKMCNSSIVPKIEAFLNEYNHEYGGRFEVMLLHDIPYPPRAVERLTLDKKTVDNETITIYADIPSNTTLPDWNRYADMLMLAALQLLKNGDIEKARGYIEEVKKMWSGKGFADKAYNATDIYDTYKLSLYYFISKTMGEKDDIAIWIENNIHRFIKNGGVITSYDNDLNLVGDPNIETTAVTAIALYTNYPNAFQLYTKKQALPPIDIAIPVAICTTVIAILAIIILIYKKKQIQ, encoded by the coding sequence ATGAAGAAACATATTATTATTCTTCTATCTACATTGCTATTAACATCTATAGCGATACTTCTCTATAGCTATATAGATAGGGATAGAGGTTCTATAGCTATAAACCCTCAGCCAACTAGCCACGAAATTATCTCCATCTGTAGATTTCTCGAGGGTCTATATATAGATTTTGGCGATGGTACGGGTTGTTTGAGGGAGAGCCCAAATATCGAGAGGGATAGGTGTTACACCAATACCAATTCCATAGCTTTAGCAATTCTAAAGATGTGTAACAGTAGTATTGTGCCCAAGATAGAGGCTTTCCTAAATGAATATAATCATGAGTATGGCGGTAGATTTGAGGTTATGCTTCTACACGACATCCCTTATCCACCTAGAGCTGTAGAGAGGCTTACTCTAGATAAAAAGACTGTAGACAATGAAACAATAACTATATATGCAGATATACCGAGCAATACAACGCTACCTGATTGGAATAGATATGCAGATATGCTGATGCTTGCAGCACTACAGCTTCTGAAGAATGGGGATATTGAGAAGGCTAGGGGGTATATAGAGGAGGTGAAGAAGATGTGGAGTGGAAAAGGATTTGCAGACAAAGCATATAACGCTACAGATATATACGACACATATAAACTATCTCTATACTATTTCATCTCAAAAACCATGGGAGAAAAAGATGATATAGCTATATGGATAGAAAACAATATACATAGATTCATAAAGAATGGAGGAGTAATAACAAGCTATGACAATGACCTAAACCTTGTAGGAGACCCAAATATAGAGACAACAGCTGTAACAGCCATAGCGCTATATACAAACTATCCAAATGCATTCCAACTATACACAAAGAAACAAGCTCTTCCACCAATAGATATAGCGATACCTGTAGCTATATGTACAACAGTAATAGCAATACTAGCAATAATAATTCTCATATACAAAAAGAAACAAATACAATGA